In Myxococcus stipitatus, the following are encoded in one genomic region:
- a CDS encoding NUDIX hydrolase, protein MSHTYEYPRPALTVDCVVFGLDEEDLKVLLIQRGVEPFAGRWALPGGFVRMDESLDEAARRELEEESGIRPGHLEQLYTFGTPERDPRGRVVTVAYFALVKLSAHVLRAATDAREAAWFSVWDTPKLAFDHADILNTALQRLKGKVRYQPIGFELLPPKFTLTQLQRLYEIVLERELDKRNFRKKILAMDLLEELDEVEQDVAHRAARLYRFDHKKYRQLEKAGFNFEL, encoded by the coding sequence GTGAGCCACACCTACGAGTACCCGAGACCCGCGTTGACGGTGGACTGTGTCGTCTTCGGCCTGGACGAAGAGGACCTGAAGGTGTTGCTCATCCAGCGCGGCGTGGAGCCCTTCGCGGGACGCTGGGCGCTGCCCGGTGGCTTCGTGCGGATGGACGAGTCCCTGGACGAGGCCGCTCGGCGTGAGCTGGAAGAGGAGTCCGGCATCCGTCCCGGGCACCTGGAGCAGCTCTATACCTTCGGCACGCCGGAGAGAGACCCGCGAGGCCGCGTCGTCACGGTGGCGTACTTCGCCCTGGTGAAGCTGAGCGCGCACGTGCTGCGAGCGGCCACCGATGCACGCGAGGCGGCGTGGTTCTCCGTCTGGGACACGCCCAAGCTGGCGTTCGACCACGCGGACATCCTCAACACCGCGCTGCAACGCCTCAAGGGCAAGGTGCGCTACCAGCCCATCGGCTTCGAGCTGCTGCCGCCCAAGTTCACCCTCACCCAGCTCCAGCGCCTGTACGAAATCGTCCTGGAGCGCGAGCTCGACAAGCGCAACTTCCGCAAGAAGATCCTCGCCATGGACCTGCTGGAGGAACTGGACGAGGTGGAGCAGGACGTCGCCCACCGCGCCGCCCGCCTCTACCGGTTCGACCACAAGAAGTACCGGCAGCTCGAGAAGGCCGGCTTCAACTTCGAGCTCTGA
- a CDS encoding diacylglycerol/lipid kinase family protein, whose amino-acid sequence MTDIAVLVNLRARRGSEGVGGLVQRFLPRARVALTRSLDEARHWISDQLRPNPPSLLLAGGGDGTITGLLNELRAAGVALPAIGVLPMGTGNAWARVTGAPRPAVALKQIAAVGERLPPLRPFSLVRVDGKVAPFAGTGWDAEMIQDFKDQLAASGPLRSQQAGLRGYLSAMFTRTVPRHMFGSGNPRVSVYNMGDDALTVDAKGHVIPVPGGHKGALLYEGPAGVAGAATTPEWGFGFKAFPFAQAVPHRLSVRVYGASVLEATRNMFRLWRGAHPMPHMHDWFVQRLRMDFDREVPFQMGGDVIGLRRSVEFDLAEESVQLVDWHKLSRMVDA is encoded by the coding sequence ATGACCGACATCGCGGTTCTCGTCAATCTGCGTGCCCGCCGCGGCTCCGAGGGAGTCGGCGGACTGGTGCAACGCTTCCTTCCCCGAGCCCGCGTCGCGCTCACCCGCTCGCTGGATGAAGCCCGTCACTGGATTTCCGACCAGCTGAGGCCCAACCCCCCCTCGCTCCTGTTGGCGGGAGGAGGTGACGGCACGATTACGGGGCTGCTCAACGAGCTGCGCGCGGCGGGGGTCGCCCTGCCGGCCATCGGTGTGCTGCCCATGGGCACCGGCAACGCGTGGGCCCGCGTCACCGGAGCTCCCCGTCCCGCCGTGGCGCTCAAGCAGATCGCCGCGGTGGGTGAGCGCCTGCCTCCGCTGCGCCCGTTCTCCCTGGTTCGCGTGGACGGCAAGGTCGCGCCGTTCGCGGGCACGGGCTGGGACGCGGAGATGATTCAAGACTTCAAGGATCAGCTCGCGGCGTCGGGCCCGCTGCGCAGTCAGCAGGCGGGGCTTCGCGGCTACCTGTCCGCCATGTTCACCCGGACGGTGCCCCGGCACATGTTCGGCTCCGGCAACCCGCGCGTCTCCGTCTACAACATGGGGGATGACGCGCTCACGGTGGACGCGAAAGGCCACGTGATTCCCGTGCCCGGAGGGCACAAGGGCGCGCTCCTGTACGAGGGCCCCGCGGGAGTCGCGGGCGCGGCCACCACGCCCGAGTGGGGCTTTGGCTTCAAGGCCTTCCCCTTCGCGCAGGCGGTGCCCCACCGGCTGTCCGTGCGTGTCTATGGCGCAAGCGTGCTGGAGGCCACGCGCAACATGTTCCGCCTGTGGCGCGGCGCGCACCCCATGCCGCACATGCACGACTGGTTCGTCCAGCGGCTGCGCATGGACTTCGACCGCGAGGTGCCCTTCCAGATGGGCGGCGACGTGATTGGCCTGCGTCGCTCGGTGGAGTTCGACCTGGCCGAGGAGAGCGTCCAGCTGGTCGACTGGCACAAGCTGTCGCGCATGGTGGATGCGTAG
- a CDS encoding protein phosphatase 2C domain-containing protein: protein MSLLPFEVAAGSVVGREHARAGRNNQDAWCVRVSEHGVVLVVADGCGSQACSELGAQLGVRGLARAALARLAEDGRVDEAGFLPGLREDVLCLLSELRGELGRDTLGDFLFTVVGAVLTPSHTLVFSAGDGVWSLNGQVHTLGPFPNNAPPYLAYALLRGDDTPFVTHALLPTQDVHALMLGTDGVSDLAKLSAASLPSGAETVGPLSRFWTEDRYFENPDALRRRLAMLNRESVRADFDARRLVRTPGLLPDDTTMVVLRRRAGRA, encoded by the coding sequence ATGTCCTTGCTGCCATTTGAGGTCGCCGCGGGTTCGGTGGTCGGGCGGGAGCACGCGCGTGCGGGGCGCAACAACCAGGATGCGTGGTGCGTGCGAGTCAGCGAGCACGGGGTGGTGCTGGTGGTGGCGGATGGCTGTGGGAGCCAGGCGTGCAGCGAGTTGGGGGCGCAGCTGGGGGTGCGCGGGTTGGCGCGGGCGGCGTTGGCGCGGTTGGCGGAAGACGGGCGTGTGGATGAAGCCGGGTTTCTTCCCGGGCTGCGAGAGGACGTGCTGTGTCTGCTGAGCGAGCTTCGGGGGGAGCTCGGCCGCGACACACTGGGGGACTTCCTCTTCACGGTGGTGGGCGCGGTGTTGACGCCCTCTCACACGCTCGTCTTCTCGGCGGGAGATGGCGTCTGGTCCCTCAACGGCCAGGTGCACACGCTGGGGCCGTTCCCCAACAACGCGCCCCCCTATCTCGCCTATGCGCTCTTGCGCGGTGACGACACGCCGTTCGTCACACATGCGCTGCTGCCTACTCAAGATGTGCACGCGCTGATGCTCGGGACGGATGGCGTCTCGGACCTGGCGAAGCTGTCGGCCGCTTCGCTTCCCTCGGGAGCGGAGACGGTGGGCCCGCTGTCGCGGTTCTGGACGGAGGACCGCTACTTCGAGAACCCGGACGCCTTGCGGCGCAGGCTCGCGATGCTCAACCGCGAGTCGGTGCGCGCGGACTTCGATGCGCGGCGGCTGGTGCGCACGCCGGGGCTGCTTCCGGACGACACGACGATGGTGGTGTTGCGCCGCCGGGCGGGGAGGGCATGA
- a CDS encoding SDR family NAD(P)-dependent oxidoreductase, whose protein sequence is MSRGWKNRVVVITGASNDTGRATARALARKGVQLVLASRREAPLGDLVRECQSLGVRAIPVHLDSGDADSVRTLAWEALRAFGRFDAWINNAGDFLTGSLEETPDDSFRQLLETHFLGTVQCTRAAVAWFRRQGYGTVVNVASSFGAAAAPYVSASVASRQAVQGFTASVRQELLGTGIHVCTVIPSAIDAALWHHTANYTDWRTHPEEPVHAPERVARAILHVLREPRAEVRVGPSPRTLGGMSGLLPRFLSGAVQARHARSERQAPTSGGRFLLPLAGAAVCGGVSSRRKKTLRRLLLAGGVMATAAFLRSERARQRLSERVGLALGV, encoded by the coding sequence ATGAGTCGTGGATGGAAGAACCGCGTCGTCGTCATCACCGGAGCGTCCAATGACACCGGCCGCGCCACGGCCCGCGCCCTCGCGCGCAAGGGTGTCCAACTGGTGCTCGCCTCCCGCCGCGAGGCGCCGCTCGGGGACCTGGTCCGCGAATGCCAGTCCCTGGGCGTGCGCGCCATCCCCGTCCACCTGGACAGCGGCGACGCCGACTCCGTGCGAACGCTGGCGTGGGAGGCCTTGCGAGCCTTTGGCCGCTTCGATGCGTGGATCAACAACGCGGGCGACTTTCTCACCGGCAGCCTGGAGGAGACGCCGGACGACTCCTTCCGCCAGCTCCTGGAGACCCACTTCCTGGGCACCGTCCAATGCACCCGCGCCGCCGTGGCCTGGTTCCGGCGCCAGGGGTACGGCACCGTCGTCAACGTCGCGTCATCCTTCGGCGCGGCGGCGGCGCCCTATGTCAGCGCCTCCGTCGCGTCCCGGCAGGCCGTGCAAGGCTTCACCGCCTCCGTCCGCCAGGAGCTCCTGGGCACGGGCATCCACGTGTGCACCGTGATTCCCTCCGCCATCGACGCGGCGCTGTGGCACCACACCGCCAACTACACCGACTGGCGCACGCACCCGGAGGAGCCCGTCCACGCGCCCGAGCGGGTGGCGCGCGCCATCCTCCACGTCCTTCGCGAACCGCGGGCGGAGGTGAGGGTGGGACCCTCGCCCCGGACGCTCGGCGGCATGTCCGGTCTCTTGCCCCGCTTCCTGTCCGGCGCCGTCCAGGCGCGACACGCCAGAAGCGAACGCCAGGCTCCGACTTCCGGCGGGCGCTTCCTCCTACCGTTGGCCGGCGCCGCCGTGTGTGGGGGTGTGTCCTCCCGCCGGAAGAAGACCCTGCGCCGGCTGCTGCTGGCCGGAGGGGTGATGGCCACGGCCGCCTTCTTGAGGAGCGAGCGGGCTCGGCAACGGCTCTCCGAGCGGGTTGGTCTCGCACTCGGAGTGTGA
- a CDS encoding Ig-like domain-containing protein, giving the protein MLKRNLLPALMTAVLVTFGTGCGDECVDPFDCRTEKGEPDADKEWVCKSGTCEQRPVNQPPEPDAGTDAGTDAGTDAGTDAGTDAGTDAGTDAGTDAGTDAGSDAGVTCSPACASGELCDVSSGRFGVCRSCLDSVVGTGQDEGCASATPMCDITANGGKGLCKACTDSATGTNQDTGCSAQSPICDTAANNGAGACKACTDSATGSGQDTGCSAQTPVCDTSANNGLGVCKSCFDTAAGTGQDTGCSAAAPLCDVSANNGAGACKACMDTQTSPDLGCSSPTNICDPTANNGVGACKVCNATEGCAASQTCSADGNSCEGCIDNDSCSTTPETPVCRVDPAPAACVECTATDTHLCDAVQPACNSGNFCGCTTDAQCAAVNGSNRDFCDTQADNSRGQCAVCVTDAQCAGVNAATPHCNNKTECVQCLTNDHCGPTEQCNPTTHACEQGNGPTPAQTSAQIQAMLDAAVGPIDLPVTGAFVTAVKPAFQGQGATEPVGFFIQAEPNGPAVFVKDATLATQVAVGDRVSLTAAAKEQPTAGSNKMVSSISGFSRLSQGHPVRNLSTATPPGLAVDHSASTDLVSALNNYENELITLKGGTILNNGTAQGTGFLGFQVKTTGVTAGTSTFLLRIPTALNQVLEIGTNCTFDFTGAMWRFNANAQPSVLSASDLVLGCAAPKLTRADAGSLTSVVLTFSRNIEAASITNAASQFTFSNGLTATEVQVVGKQVTLTTSTQTAGDAYTITVASSVKDTAGGAVIAPDNTQTFSGYRAPAVLRINEVQPNVSGSRDLVEFLVVTGGSTKGILFQQDFVSPTTLAELPDVQVAAGDLIVLHLNPADTAYQGETTAKDQFPKATVAINYDTAWDFRGNGTAAIAYSSRVLVVRDALGQVQDAVPFAHATNSPPGDYYANIQAAQANGVWLPSSCGGAPCTATSTPKAVEVSADWTNVSTTPDGNSVRRVSATDTNMRADWAVGAQSWGLPNP; this is encoded by the coding sequence ATGCTGAAGCGGAATCTGCTTCCGGCGCTCATGACCGCCGTGCTCGTCACGTTCGGCACGGGCTGTGGAGATGAGTGCGTCGACCCGTTTGACTGTCGCACCGAAAAGGGCGAGCCCGACGCGGACAAGGAATGGGTTTGCAAGTCAGGGACGTGTGAGCAACGTCCCGTCAACCAGCCCCCGGAGCCCGACGCGGGCACGGATGCTGGCACCGACGCGGGCACGGACGCCGGCACCGACGCGGGCACCGACGCCGGTACCGACGCGGGCACGGATGCCGGCACCGACGCCGGGACGGATGCGGGCAGCGACGCGGGTGTGACGTGTTCGCCGGCGTGTGCCTCGGGCGAGCTGTGTGACGTCAGCTCGGGCCGCTTTGGCGTGTGCCGCAGCTGCCTCGACTCCGTCGTGGGGACGGGCCAGGACGAGGGCTGCGCGTCCGCGACGCCCATGTGTGACATCACCGCCAACGGTGGCAAGGGCCTGTGCAAGGCTTGCACGGACTCCGCCACGGGCACGAACCAGGACACGGGCTGCTCCGCGCAGTCGCCCATCTGTGACACCGCCGCGAACAACGGCGCGGGCGCGTGCAAGGCTTGCACGGACTCCGCCACGGGCAGCGGCCAGGACACGGGCTGCTCCGCGCAGACGCCGGTCTGCGACACCTCCGCCAACAACGGCCTGGGTGTCTGCAAGTCGTGCTTCGACACCGCCGCGGGCACCGGCCAGGACACGGGCTGCTCGGCCGCGGCGCCCCTCTGCGACGTGAGCGCGAACAACGGCGCGGGCGCGTGCAAGGCCTGCATGGACACCCAGACGAGCCCCGACCTGGGCTGCTCGTCGCCCACCAACATCTGCGACCCCACGGCGAACAATGGCGTGGGCGCGTGCAAGGTGTGCAACGCGACCGAGGGTTGCGCGGCGTCCCAGACGTGCAGCGCCGACGGCAACTCCTGCGAGGGCTGCATCGACAACGACTCCTGCTCCACGACGCCTGAGACCCCGGTCTGCCGCGTCGACCCGGCGCCCGCGGCCTGCGTCGAGTGCACCGCCACCGACACCCACCTCTGCGACGCGGTCCAGCCGGCGTGCAACAGCGGCAACTTCTGCGGCTGCACGACGGATGCGCAGTGCGCGGCCGTGAACGGCAGCAACCGCGACTTCTGCGACACCCAGGCTGACAACAGCCGCGGCCAGTGCGCGGTCTGCGTGACGGATGCCCAGTGCGCGGGCGTCAACGCCGCCACGCCGCACTGCAACAACAAGACGGAGTGCGTGCAGTGCCTCACCAACGACCACTGCGGCCCCACCGAGCAGTGCAACCCCACGACGCACGCGTGTGAGCAGGGCAACGGCCCCACGCCCGCGCAGACCTCCGCGCAGATTCAGGCCATGCTGGATGCCGCGGTGGGCCCCATCGACCTCCCGGTGACGGGGGCGTTCGTCACGGCCGTCAAGCCCGCCTTCCAGGGCCAGGGAGCCACGGAGCCCGTCGGCTTCTTCATCCAGGCGGAGCCCAACGGCCCCGCGGTGTTCGTCAAGGACGCGACGCTCGCCACCCAGGTCGCCGTCGGTGACCGGGTGAGCCTGACCGCCGCGGCCAAGGAGCAGCCCACCGCCGGCAGCAACAAGATGGTCTCCTCCATCAGCGGCTTCTCGCGCCTGAGCCAGGGCCACCCCGTGCGGAACCTGTCGACGGCCACCCCGCCGGGCCTCGCGGTGGACCACAGCGCGTCGACCGACCTGGTGAGCGCGCTGAACAACTACGAGAACGAGCTCATCACCCTCAAGGGCGGCACCATCCTCAACAATGGCACGGCCCAGGGGACGGGGTTCCTCGGCTTCCAGGTGAAGACCACCGGCGTGACGGCGGGCACCTCCACCTTCCTGCTCCGGATTCCCACGGCCCTCAACCAGGTGCTGGAGATTGGGACGAACTGCACGTTCGACTTCACCGGCGCGATGTGGCGCTTCAACGCCAATGCCCAGCCGTCCGTCCTGTCGGCCTCCGACCTGGTGCTGGGTTGCGCGGCGCCCAAGCTCACCCGCGCGGACGCGGGCTCCCTCACCTCGGTGGTGCTGACGTTCAGCCGCAACATCGAGGCGGCGAGCATCACCAACGCGGCCAGCCAGTTCACCTTCTCCAACGGACTGACGGCCACGGAGGTGCAGGTGGTGGGCAAGCAGGTCACCCTGACCACGTCCACCCAGACGGCCGGCGACGCGTACACCATCACCGTCGCCAGTTCGGTGAAGGACACGGCGGGCGGCGCCGTCATCGCCCCGGACAACACGCAGACGTTCTCGGGCTACCGCGCCCCCGCCGTCCTGCGCATCAACGAGGTGCAGCCCAACGTCAGCGGCAGCCGGGACCTGGTCGAGTTCCTGGTCGTGACCGGCGGCTCCACGAAGGGCATCCTGTTCCAGCAGGACTTCGTCTCCCCCACCACGCTCGCCGAGCTCCCCGACGTCCAGGTGGCGGCGGGTGACCTCATCGTCCTCCACCTCAACCCGGCCGATACGGCCTACCAGGGTGAGACCACCGCGAAGGACCAGTTCCCCAAGGCCACCGTCGCCATCAACTACGACACCGCCTGGGACTTCAGGGGGAATGGCACCGCGGCCATCGCCTACTCCAGCCGGGTCCTCGTGGTGAGGGATGCGCTGGGCCAGGTCCAGGACGCCGTTCCGTTCGCGCACGCGACCAACTCGCCTCCGGGGGACTACTACGCGAACATCCAGGCCGCCCAGGCCAACGGCGTGTGGCTGCCCTCCAGCTGCGGCGGCGCGCCCTGCACGGCGACCTCGACCCCGAAGGCCGTCGAGGTCTCCGCGGATTGGACCAACGTCTCCACGACGCCGGACGGCAACAGCGTCCGCCGCGTCAGCGCGACGGACACGAACATGCGCGCGGACTGGGCGGTCGGTGCGCAGAGCTGGGGTCTTCCCAACCCCTAG
- a CDS encoding PEGA domain-containing protein: MRAILFILSCILPLSVLAAPRRMVVASGDCKDAELGSQANAFLGALVSRPEHDVLSATEFSERLFPQPARSYEDLQRQLDTAQDHFYESRHGKAAQALDEVLQQIIRLPVGDARWKLFAGAQLLQGLNYRSMGRPKESDAAFRNVLRLEPTHKLDPDFFAPSVRQGFDKLRRELNTARKVTLSVRTIVPGAEVYLDGKKVGQTPLTLDVPAGTYDVTLVKDGAVSFPRQLQAHGAETPLLVDMAYEGSVTATPFPCLTAPDSSDERVLSYAVRLGVTVGVEEVIVVRLERSSSGPKWFAATVLNVKGGQKLREGGFKTQGLDAPAEALSALVDFVTTGRSPSKLVVMNADGRPPWEHPATPGDKAGGGSPAGTVDINAPDRLTEGVTGPASASTPGLRVASYVLLGAGVAALGGAGAVRLMAQKDVDDLEKRAQNGRILSTDQDSLRLRNSLIQKNNLLTGLLVGGGAAVVTGAVLFLVSPSQMAPPPVSVGVAADGEAVSASLSGAF, from the coding sequence ATGCGAGCCATCCTGTTCATCCTGAGCTGCATCCTCCCCCTGTCCGTCCTGGCGGCCCCCCGCCGCATGGTCGTCGCCAGCGGCGACTGCAAGGACGCGGAGCTGGGCAGCCAGGCCAACGCGTTCCTGGGCGCCCTCGTGTCCCGCCCGGAGCATGACGTCCTGAGCGCCACGGAGTTCAGCGAGCGGCTCTTCCCTCAGCCCGCCCGCAGCTACGAGGACCTCCAGCGGCAGCTCGACACGGCCCAGGACCACTTCTACGAGAGCCGCCATGGCAAGGCCGCCCAGGCCCTCGATGAGGTGCTCCAGCAAATCATCCGGCTGCCCGTGGGCGACGCGCGATGGAAGCTCTTCGCCGGTGCCCAGCTCCTTCAGGGACTGAACTACCGGTCCATGGGGCGCCCCAAGGAGAGCGACGCCGCGTTCCGCAACGTGCTGCGGCTCGAGCCCACCCACAAGCTGGACCCGGACTTCTTCGCGCCCTCGGTGCGCCAGGGCTTCGACAAGCTGCGGCGCGAGCTGAACACGGCGCGCAAGGTGACGCTCTCGGTCCGCACCATCGTTCCGGGCGCGGAGGTCTATCTCGACGGGAAGAAGGTGGGCCAGACGCCGCTGACCCTCGACGTGCCCGCGGGCACCTATGACGTGACGCTGGTGAAGGACGGCGCGGTCAGCTTCCCCCGGCAGCTTCAAGCACACGGCGCGGAAACGCCGCTGCTCGTGGACATGGCCTATGAGGGCTCCGTCACCGCCACGCCGTTCCCCTGTCTGACCGCGCCGGACAGCAGCGACGAGCGCGTGCTGAGTTATGCGGTCCGGCTGGGCGTCACGGTGGGCGTCGAGGAGGTCATCGTCGTGCGGCTGGAGCGCTCCAGCAGCGGACCCAAGTGGTTCGCGGCCACGGTGCTCAACGTCAAGGGAGGTCAGAAGCTGCGCGAGGGGGGATTCAAGACCCAGGGTCTGGATGCTCCGGCCGAGGCCCTCTCCGCCCTGGTGGACTTCGTGACGACGGGCCGCTCCCCTTCCAAGCTCGTCGTGATGAACGCCGACGGCCGGCCGCCCTGGGAGCATCCGGCGACCCCGGGGGACAAGGCCGGTGGCGGCTCCCCCGCGGGCACCGTGGATATCAACGCGCCGGACCGCCTCACGGAAGGAGTCACGGGCCCCGCGTCCGCCTCCACTCCGGGACTGCGCGTCGCCTCGTACGTCCTGCTGGGCGCGGGGGTCGCCGCGTTGGGCGGCGCGGGCGCGGTGCGTTTGATGGCGCAGAAGGATGTGGATGACCTGGAGAAGCGGGCCCAGAACGGCCGCATCCTCTCCACGGACCAGGATTCCCTGCGGCTGAGGAACTCGCTGATTCAGAAGAACAATCTCCTCACGGGCCTGCTCGTGGGAGGCGGCGCGGCGGTGGTGACGGGGGCGGTGTTGTTCCTCGTGTCGCCGTCACAGATGGCTCCGCCCCCGGTGTCGGTGGGCGTCGCGGCGGATGGTGAGGCCGTCTCCGCCAGCTTGTCCGGAGCCTTCTAG
- a CDS encoding IgA Peptidase M64, producing MTRVLLALLLATSASAAAPRTLRVDYFHTGNATEERFSLDRVVIEPLPWPGHPERTLDDTNLGKYLFEVRDRDTNQILYSRGFASIYGEWELTGEAKSQNRTFHESLRFPRPERPVQVLLKKRDEQNAFREIWSLVVDPKDMLVDTSSPPAPGPLLKLWESGPPEQKVDLLILGDGYTEAERSKFEKDARRMVDTLFTFSPFKERKSDFNVWGLMPAAAQSGISRPSTGIHRRSPVGTTYDAFRSERYLLTFDNKAFREVSAFAPYEFVEILTNSKTYGGGGIFGLYGTVSADSLWAPYVFVHEFGHHFAGLSDEYYTSESFLLPAADRLEPWEKNVTALKDPENVKWKHLVTPGTPLPTPWEKEAYETHSNDIQARRRQVRAEKKPESEMDAVFIAQRDWEEKFLSSQKYSGKVGAFEGAHYEAHGYYRPQLDCVMFTRDRVPFCSVCQNAISQVINLYTGPRPQTLKKAP from the coding sequence ATGACGCGTGTCCTTCTTGCCTTGCTCCTGGCCACGAGCGCATCCGCCGCGGCCCCTCGCACCCTTCGGGTGGACTACTTCCATACCGGCAACGCGACCGAGGAGCGCTTCAGCCTCGACCGCGTCGTGATTGAGCCGCTGCCCTGGCCGGGCCACCCCGAGCGGACGCTCGACGACACCAACCTGGGCAAGTACCTGTTCGAGGTGCGCGACAGGGACACGAACCAAATCCTCTACTCGCGCGGCTTCGCGTCCATCTATGGCGAGTGGGAGCTCACGGGCGAGGCGAAGAGCCAGAACCGCACGTTCCACGAGTCGCTGCGCTTCCCCCGGCCCGAGCGCCCCGTCCAGGTGCTCCTCAAGAAGCGCGATGAGCAGAACGCGTTCCGGGAAATCTGGTCGCTCGTGGTGGACCCCAAGGACATGCTCGTGGACACGTCCTCGCCTCCGGCCCCCGGGCCGCTCCTGAAGCTCTGGGAGAGTGGTCCGCCGGAGCAGAAGGTGGACCTGCTCATCCTGGGCGACGGCTACACCGAGGCGGAGCGCTCCAAGTTCGAGAAGGACGCCCGCCGCATGGTGGACACCCTCTTCACCTTCTCCCCGTTCAAGGAGCGCAAGTCCGACTTCAACGTCTGGGGGCTGATGCCGGCCGCCGCGCAGTCGGGAATCTCCCGGCCCTCCACCGGCATCCACCGGCGCTCACCGGTGGGCACCACCTATGACGCGTTCCGCAGCGAGCGCTACCTCCTCACCTTCGACAACAAGGCCTTCCGCGAGGTGTCCGCGTTCGCGCCCTATGAGTTCGTGGAAATCCTGACCAACAGCAAGACGTACGGCGGCGGAGGCATCTTCGGCCTCTACGGCACGGTGTCCGCCGACAGCCTGTGGGCGCCCTACGTCTTCGTGCACGAGTTCGGGCACCACTTCGCCGGCCTCTCCGACGAGTACTACACGTCGGAGTCCTTCCTTCTCCCAGCCGCGGACCGGCTGGAGCCGTGGGAGAAGAACGTCACCGCGCTCAAGGACCCGGAGAACGTCAAGTGGAAGCACCTGGTGACGCCCGGCACGCCCCTGCCCACGCCCTGGGAGAAGGAGGCCTATGAGACGCACTCCAACGACATCCAGGCGCGCCGCCGCCAGGTGCGCGCCGAGAAGAAGCCCGAGTCGGAGATGGACGCGGTCTTCATCGCCCAGCGCGACTGGGAGGAGAAGTTCCTGTCTTCTCAGAAGTACTCAGGAAAGGTGGGTGCTTTCGAGGGCGCCCACTACGAGGCCCACGGGTACTACCGGCCCCAGCTGGATTGCGTGATGTTCACCCGGGACCGCGTCCCCTTCTGCTCGGTGTGTCAAAACGCGATTTCTCAAGTCATCAATCTGTACACAGGCCCGCGTCCCCAGACACTCAAGAAGGCCCCGTGA